A single region of the Peromyscus eremicus chromosome 16_21, PerEre_H2_v1, whole genome shotgun sequence genome encodes:
- the Hmga1 gene encoding high mobility group protein HMG-I/HMG-Y isoform X2 encodes MSESSSKSSQPLASKQEKDGTEKRGRGRPRKQPPKEPSEVPTPKRPRGRPKGSKNKGAAKTRKTTTAPGRKPRGRPKKLEKEEEGGISQESSEEEQ; translated from the exons ATGAGCGAGTCCAGCTCAAAGTCCagccagcctctggcctccaagcagGAGAAGGACGGGACTGAGAAGCGAGGCCGGGGCAGGCCGCGCAAGCAGCCTCCG AAGGAGCCCAGTGAAGTGCCAACACCGAAGAGACCTCGGGGCCGACCAAAGGGAAGCAAAAATAAGGGGGCCGCCAAGACGCGG AAAActaccacagctccagggaggaaaCCAAGGGGCAGACCCAAGAAACTG gagaaggaggaagaggggggcaTCTCCCAGGAGTCCTCGGAGGAGGAGCAGTGA
- the Hmga1 gene encoding high mobility group protein HMG-I/HMG-Y isoform X1, which produces MSESSSKSSQPLASKQEKDGTEKRGRGRPRKQPPVSPGTALVGSQKEPSEVPTPKRPRGRPKGSKNKGAAKTRKTTTAPGRKPRGRPKKLEKEEEGGISQESSEEEQ; this is translated from the exons ATGAGCGAGTCCAGCTCAAAGTCCagccagcctctggcctccaagcagGAGAAGGACGGGACTGAGAAGCGAGGCCGGGGCAGGCCGCGCAAGCAGCCTCCGGTGAGTCCTGGGACGGCGCTGGTAGGGAGTCAG AAGGAGCCCAGTGAAGTGCCAACACCGAAGAGACCTCGGGGCCGACCAAAGGGAAGCAAAAATAAGGGGGCCGCCAAGACGCGG AAAActaccacagctccagggaggaaaCCAAGGGGCAGACCCAAGAAACTG gagaaggaggaagaggggggcaTCTCCCAGGAGTCCTCGGAGGAGGAGCAGTGA